AAGGCGCATGTCTTATCCTAGTTAGTAGTATATAAAAGAATATTTTTTCTTTGCTTAAATAAAAACTACAGAATTACCTAATATGGTTAACATATATATGACAATTAATGATTATGAATAATACATATTTGATAACAATTTTTCTAACCTCTCTCTTTTTATTTAATTGAATACTATTAAAATAAATTAAACAATCACATTAAGCATCTAATAAAAAAAATTAGATTTTTTCTTATATGTTATATTTTGAATTTTTTAAAACGACTATAAATTACAAAAAATGGTAAAAGTCTCACATTGAAAATTTTGTGATCAATGGTTTGACTTTTTTTTTGTTCAAGCAAGATATAAATGAACATATATTGTGTGTCGTTCTGATACACGTTCGGGTTCGTATCGAGTATTTCAGTATAAAGGTATAGAACCAGTTCGAGTATTTCTATACTTCGAGTCGGGTTCAGGTGTTTATGTTCGGGTTCAGATATTTTGGGGCGGGTTTAGATATTTAAATTTTGAAGAAAAAATAAATAAATTATTCATTGTTTAAGTTTTTTGTATTTAAAATATATTTTAACTTAACTGGTTTTCTAATTTTTAAAAGATTAAACTATTAATAGGTTTGGAGAAAAACTTTTAAAATAGAAAGACACTAATTTAGTTGTTGTTTTGAAAATTTTTGATGCAATTTTTGTTAATGCAAGAAAAACGAGCTTGATAAGTATTTTAAGTGGGTAGCAAATGATTTTGTTCATAATTATATCTATATTATCTAATTTTGAGAAATAAGCATCATTAATATAAATATTTTGGATAAAATAAGAGAAGTAAACTAGAAATATTGGGTTAAGTATACTTAAGTTTGGTTATCTTTGGATATCTATTCGGGTTTTAATATTACCCGTTCGGATTCAGATATTATCCGAACTGGTGAAATAAATAATTTGTTTTGTTGTTCTAGAATTAGATGATTTTTAGACCCAGCTGGTGAATATATACTAGACATACATTTATTTTTCGAGTCTGCACTTATATTCTATAACAACTTGATATATTAGATTTGAACACTAACATGTTAATATAGTTTGGCGGTGATTTTTTTCAAAATTTTGATTCTTAGATATTTATCTGGAGTAAAACTAATTTTTAGAGATGTCCATTTTTTTAAATTGACACTTATGTAATTCACCGAATTCATAGAAGAAGTTAAAAAAAAAATTAACTCATATCAATGAAACAAAGATGAGAACGAAAGCATAATTTTATAGAGGTAGAAAATAAAATCACTTATGCAGAGTCAATAGTAAACAGATCGAGAGCAGAAAACTTAATTCCCTTTTGTCATTATACAATCGATGTTGCCTATTTGATTTTGGTGATTTGTGTTAGCTGCAAAACTTAATTTCTTTTTGTGCATATGAAGTCTTAAAAATAATTAAACGATGATATATTTAGCAGACCAATATTTGTATTTGTCATTTTATAATCGATAAAGATTGTAGTGTTGCAAAATTTTAAAACCATTTAATAAATAAACATTATTATAAAAACTCACTCCATGCACGCGTGCGGGTTATCATCTGATAGTTTAGTAATTTCCTGAAAAGTATCTGATTTTAATATCACACATTTGCAGTGGCACAACGTGATATATATAGCATGTAACAAGCACAAACTAAAATATGATATAAATGTTCACTTTAAACCGCTAAGGTTTTTGTCTATTGAGAAGAAAAAAATATTGAAATCAGACCAGGACAAATAGTATCGTTGCTTTGTTATAATTCGAACTTAACTACGAAAATAGACATGCGTAAATAGTAGATTATAACTTTTCACTCTCATTTGCAAATTGCAATATGCATAACTCGTTTTACAAAGATCGTTCTACCAAAACTACTGTTTTACCAAGAATTGGCTTGCTGCAGTAAATATTAATAGTTTGGTTTTCAATATACATTTTATGTTGCTGAGATATATTTCCTGTGTAATGAAATCTCTTTTCTTTTCAAGAATCTTAACAATTTTTTAAACAAGTTTCATGGGCCGACACTATACCCAATTCCACAGTAAAACAGGCACGTAGTCTACTACGGTCTGGTTTCAGAAACGAAAAGAAAAGAAAAGAAAAGCAGGTCTATAGTATGAAGAAGAAGAAAATTTTTTTGAGTTTTCTTGCAAAAGCCTAGGAAAAATCATGAATCATGGTCTGGTTGATATATTGCTTTTATGTAGGCAGTCCCATGCCCAGTGGAATTAGTTGCAGGGTCACTATCATATCATATCCATGTTTTGTTTTGCAGCTTTCGGTGAGATTAATTTCATTTTTCAAACAAACCACCACCTTTTAGTAACTTACATATTAAATTTAGTATGACTATTGCACTGTTAAACATTTTTCAAAGAAAAGTATACATTTTGCATAGAATCGCTTTATATATTAATTGAAAAACATTATACCATTTTTTTATAGTCATGTGTCATCAATAAAATAATTTTTAAAATCTTTAGAAAAAAAATGTTGATCCATCTAAATTTATAATAATTTTTTTATTAAACTAACCATACATTCATTATTAATGTTATTTTTTCTTAAATAGAAATTACGCAATTGCCTAATGTGGCTAAAGTATATATGACAATTAATGATTTTGAATAATAAAAATTTGATTATTGGTTTATATATTTTGATTGATTTAGAAATCCATATAGTATTTATAAATCCAAGTAAAATATGCAAATCCAGAGGTTTTCCCTCGGATTTGAGTCTTTGTATTTTTAACTAAAAAATCCAAACAAATCCATTCAAATCTATTATTAAATCAAATATATTAGTAAATCCATACGATTGAATAACACTTGATTTGATATAAAATTTATGAATCATTAAACCAATAACACATGATTTTAATACAGATTTGAAAATCATAGAACCAATAACACTAGATTTAGTTCGAATTTTCAAATCCATTAAAATACAACAACCAATAACCCCTACTTAGTGTATCTTCTATCATATTTGCTTAATTTTAAACTATTAAAACAAATTAGTCACCCATATAATAAAATTTAAATTTTTCTTTATATGTTGTATTTTTATTTTATTTAAAACAACTATAAATTACTAAAACTGTTAAAAATTTCACATTCAAATTTTGTGATCGAAGATTTAAATTTTTTGTTATGAAAAATTAAAATGACAACAAAATCATATAAGTCGAAAGTCTCATTTAATAATTATTAACATTAAGAGATATATATATATATCATTTAAATTAAACTATATACCACATAAAAATATTATAATTTAGAAATTTACTTTGAATTTTTTTTTTGATAATTAAAAGCTTTGAATAAATATTGACAACTTTGTTTTTTAAAATTAATTAAATTACTAAAATTATTAATCCAAGTGAATTTTTTTTTATCAGTAATTTAAAGTTTTTACTATAAAAGATACAAATGATAAAAAAAACCATATGAATAGAAAAAAATATTAATACAAAAATATATACAATATATGTGTTAATATCATTTATATTTAATTATTTACCATATTAAATAGAAAAAATATATCGTTTGGATTAATAAAATTTATTTATATGTTTGCACCAATTTAATTAAATACGTAATAATTATTGACTTTATAATTATTCAATATATATTTATTATTTCATAATATATAAAAAACATATATTACATAAAATAATTTTTATATATAATATTCATTTCGCGTAAGGCGCAAATTTTAACCAAGTCTATACTATTAAAGCAGAATCCCTATTAGGATCCTGCCCTTAGATTTTATAGATATTTACATGGGAATGTCATTCCTATATTTATGTAACAACATTAATTATTTTTGACCAAAATAATTAATATTTGATTGCTGCTAAATTTATATTTACACGTACGTAGTATACATACATAATTCCTATATACTTTCCAAAGAAAGATTTTGTTACCATAGTGAATAAAAAAAATCGTATACTACGATAGGATGTGTTTTTAAATAGGTGGAATATTTCTATTTAAAATAGATTACATTAGAATATTTATAAAATTTGATTATATTATTACAAATTTTGCTTGATGTTTTTACGGTTAAAAGTTTTGTGGGTTATTCTATGAGACATACAAAATAATTATCAAATACAAAATAAACTAAACCAAAAATTTTGATCATTTTTATTATAACATATTAAAATAAGCATTAATCAATGTTAGACAAATTAAAAATATTAATTATACCTCATTTCAATTTTAAATCTTTTAAAATAAAACATAACCAATTATACTATTTTTATTTTTATATAATTATATTCATATGAACATACAATTATTACAATATTGGGTTTCATATCAGTTACCCATTGGTTCAACCGCTTAGCCTCAAATTTTAGTGTTTTTTTTTTGCAGAATTTATTGGATTTTTAATATTTCCTAAAATTCAAACTAGGTTACATATCGGATCACCAGGTTTACCGATTAGACCGGCGGGTTGGATCGGGTTTAAAAGCATTGATTTAAGTTATTATTTTTTAAATAGAAAAAATTCTTACAAATAAAAAATATTTGTAACATTTTTAATAAAAACATTTTATCATTAAATATCCCACACTTTTAAAACGCGAATCAGAATCTAATTGATTTTGAAAAGAAAAACCTCCTTTGTTTTTTTGTCATACTAGTTAAATTTTAGGTACACAATGTTTTAAGAAATCAGCTGTAGTGAGGGATGTTAAATCCAGGCTAGGGCCTAACCCGCTATTGTTTAATATAAACATAATTCTATTTTAGCTCAGCTATATTTTAACCTTGTTTTAATCCAGGGCTATGACTGGTACTAGGTTTATCTCATTTAAATAGAAAAGTCTATTTTATTCATTTTTATCTTTAACTTCTAAGCATGAAATAAAAAAAAACCTAAGATGTGATATGATCATCACTCGTTGCTCTCTTCCCACTTTTGACCATCATAACCGGGGTTTTCCACCAAAACAACAAAATTAAGTTTTCTCGTTAAAATCACAAAAATTAAGTTTCCCGCCAAAATCGCCAAAATCGATTTTCCCGCAAAAAAAAACAAAATATCGAGTTTTTCTAACAAAACTACAAACATCAAGTTTCCCGCAAAAATCGCAAAAATCGAGTTTCCCCAAAAACCAAAAAGTGGAGATTTTCGGACCAAACCACAAAAATCAAGTCTCCCGCTAAATACGCAATCGTGTTTCAGGCAAAAAAAAAACAAAAATCGAGTTTTTCTGCCAAAATAAAAAGAATCAAGTTTTCCCCCATAACTAAAAATTGAGTTTTCCCGCCAAAATTGAAAGTCGAGTTTTCTCACCAAAACTGAAAGTCGACTTTTCCGACAAAATATAAAAATCAAGTTTTCACGCCAAAACCGCAAAATCGAGTTTTCGCCAAAACAGAAAATCAAGTTTTCTCGCCAAAATCACAAAAATTAAATTTTCCCGCAAAAACTAAAAATAAGTTTTTCCGCCCAAACTGAAAAATTGAGTTTTCCCGCCAAACCAGCAAAAAATGAGTTTTTTTCGCCAAAATAGCAAAAATCGAATTTTTCCGCTAAAACCAAATGTCGAGTTTTTCCACTAAAACCAAATGTCGAGTTTACAGCAGAAACCGTAAAATCAAATTTTTCTGCCAAAACCGCACAATTGAGTTTTTCCACCAAAACAGCAAGAATTCGATTTTTCGGTTTCGGCGGGAAAACTCATTTTTCAGTTTCGGTGGAAAAACTTGATTTTGCGGTTTAGGTGAGAATTCGATTTTGTGGTTGTGGCGGGCAAAACTTAATTTGCGGTTTTGATGGGAAAACTAAATTTTGCGGTTTTGATGGGAAAACTTTTTTTTTTGGGTTTGGGCGGAAGAAACTCGATTTTGTTGTTTCGGTGAGAAAACTTGATTTTGCGGTTTTGGCGGGAAAACTAGATTTTGCGGTTTTGACGGGAAAACTTGATTTTTGGTTTTGTTGGAAAAACTAGATTTTGCGTTTTTGGCCGGAAAATTGATTTCGCGTTTTAGCGGAAAAACTCGATTTTTTTTGTTTTGGTGGGAAAACTCAGTTTAGCGGTTTTGATGGGAAAAGTTGATTCTTTTGTTTTTGGCGGAAAACTTGATTTTGCATAACCAAACAAAATTAAGTTTTTGCGGTTTTTGAGGTTTGAAGAAAAATTTCAATTTAGCATAATCGATCAAATTAAAAAATTATTTATATTTAAATATTATATAATGATAGGGTGAATCAAAATGGGTTAAAATTTAAACCCTGTAAAATTTAGGACAATGTTTTAAGGAATCAGCTTTAGGCCTGTAGTGGAGCAAGCTTTCGAGGTCTAGAACTCGTAAGACATAATGAGTCACATATCCACTATCACTGAAAATTATTTAAGGAAAATAATTAACGTCACATACTCGATTTCAGTTGTTGCAAAGCCTCAGTGATTGCTCGTAAGAAAAGTTAGTTCATCTTCTTTTGGTTTGGTCAATTGTATTGAATCATTAAGGGATTTTGAATTTTTGATGACACATCGTGACTACTTTAGTTTGCATCATTTTTTTACAAAGAACCCTTAAATGTGACTTTATGATCTGTCACCGAACCCCATGACCCATATTCTTGGGGTCTAGCATTATTTCCTTTGTTGAGTATGTTTAAAGCTATAGAGGAGAGGAGGAACAAGTATTTATTCCAAAATATGAAAAATAATTTCAAAACTAAAATGATGAAAACATTTGTTGGAGGGTAAGTGGACCTAATTCTTTACTAACTCCAACATACCCTTTGGTTCCATTCTCTCTATAAATTTGCTTACAACTCACAAGGATTTTCCTTAGTCACATCAGTTTTCAATTAAAGATACTGTTACACTCATAAAAAAAGATGGCAAACTTGAGTACACTCGTTGGTTGCATTGCCATCATCTTCTTCACTGTCGTTGCACCTGCCTCCTCAGCCACTCATTCTGTCGAATGGTCGGTTGGGAAGGACTATAGCTCCTTGGCTACTGGAAAACCTTATGTCATTGGCGATACAATCGGTATGTATAGTTTATAGAGCCTCTCGTATATATGCATGTCAAATGCTAATATATGCATTTGATTTGCATGTGAAATTATCACACTAAGAGGATAACCAATATTTTTGTTTCTTAATGATTGCATTTATAATTAATAAAAGAAAAACTAGTTTGATGAAAACACTTAAATCGTGTTTCATTTAGAAAAGTGTACCTTGCAAACGAAAACAAAAATACCAACGAAGAGTTGGCCTACTATTTTAAACTTTTGGATCACCTAAAAGAAATTTAAAAGGTCACATGTTCGATTTCCGTTGGAAAAAATCTTTTTTTAATAAAATAATTAATTTACATAGTTAAAGTCTCAGTATAGAGAAATGAACCACCAAGTGGTCTTTGCCTAATTGTAAAAAGTTCATAGATATGAATACCGCCATGGGTTCGAATCCCCTTTGCCATTCAGAAGCCCTTAAATGGTAAGAAAACGCAGATCCTGCGGGTCTAGAAATTTTTGGAATCATACCACCGTTATAAAAAAAAAGAGAAATGTACGATCTTCACAGTCACTCAAAATAAAACAATAGAAATCATATTTATAGTTTTAATATATATCTATGTGTACATTGTGTTGCATAATAGTGTTCAACTACGGTGCGGGTCACACGGTGGACGAAGTGAGTGAAAGTGACTACAAAAGTTGCACATTGGGGAACTCAATTTCTTCGGACAGTAGCGGAACAACAAGCATAGCTCTAAAGACAGCTGGTTCTCACTACTTCATTTGCGCTATCCCCGGCCACTGTGCCGGCGGCATGAAGCTCTCTGTCTACGTAGGTGCAGCAGCCTCTTCAGACGGTGGCGGTGACAGTGGTGACGGTACCACCCCCAAAACTACACCTTCTCCAACTGTAGAGGGCAGGAAGGCTGCTCCTTCCGCTTCTGCCACTGCTATGTTGAAGCCGTTCAAAGCTTTGGTTTTGACTTGTGTAGCTGCATTATTATATGCTTTGGCTCTTTCTTAGTTGTTTTTAATTTCTCGTTGATTTGGTTTGGCTCGTTTGAAAATCCAGGCTAGAGGCAGTGCTATGACCCCTATTATTATTATATGCTTCTTGTTGTGATTAATTATTCTATGATATTTTCCTTTGTTTAGTATTTACATTTATTCAAGATTATATTTTTTTTTTATAAACCCTATCGGCTGATCTGGTCAGCCTTGAAGAGAACACACTTAGTGTTACAGGAGGGACTGGCTACCACACTGTCTGATCAGAGTTTTAAATTTCTTCCAACTAATGCCAAACGATTACATTTATGTATTGTTAAGAGCATTTTACTGAAAACTACGCCAAAACACATAGCTTACTAGTTGCAAGACTAATATAATGCAAGGTTCTGAAAATTCTAATTGAAATTATGAGAACATTTAAGCTAAGAATGTCAAAAGCAAGGTTGGTCAATGGTCATTCCATTATACAGTTCACAAAATAATTTGGTTGGGTTTTGGTTTTAAGTTTCTTGAATTCTAAAAAATAGATCCTATATTCAAGATTAAATTTTAATGCTAAGATTTTTTAAGTTTTGGATTTTTATTTTCGTTCTAGAAAATAAAGTTCAATATGTAATATAATAGTATTATGATTATGTTTTGGAAATCAAAAGAAAATCAATTACAATAAGTAAAACCCAATACAATTCACTATTTTTTTTTTTTTTTTTTTTAATTTCAATGACAATGTGTATTGACAATTCGTACCGTTCATAAGTTGCTGATTACTTGAACTTGCGAGGAATATATTCTCCGTTACGCAAATGAATGCTTTGAGATAGTATTTGTTCAGAATGGGCTTCGCACTTGCACAAAATTCCAAACTGCAAAAACGAACCAATTGTCACATGCACATTCAATTTTGGCCCGCGATATATATCCATAATTGTGAAATTAATGTCCAACAAATTGAGAGAATGATTAGGCAATTTAACCCATTTTAATAGAATGAACTAGATTTTAATCCGCGTTTTAAAAGCGCGGGATTATATTCTAATTGATAAACACAATTGTTTTTATAGATGACATCTAATTTGTTAGAACTATCATTTATTACATGTAAAAGTTTAACTTTTCTTTTTTTACTTTTTATGTGTATATCCTTTCCTTTTCTTTGATGTTAATACATTAGTTGACTGAGCTTATGAAGAATAATTTCAACACAAACTGAAATATATAGGTTTAATCCGTATTATAATGTATGATTCTAATTTTGAACGGAATTATAATATTTTAGTTTAAGAAAATAATTATTTAAAATTTAATATGTATTACGTTAATTTATAAAACTTATACTAATTTTAAAAAAAACATATGTTCATATATTAATTATAATAAAATTAAAAAGAATAATCTGTTTAACTGAGCCATTTTGTAATATTTTAAGTTTTATTTTAACAGACATTTTAAAAATATATGATTAGTTTCATAAACGTACTTTGAAATATATTTATAAATACTTTATAGTTTTAAAGTGATGATTTTCACATTTTGTACCCTACTATATCTATATTTATACTGTTTGAATTTCTGATTATGCATTAAATAATTTTAATTTATTGGATTTTATCAGTGGAGTTAAATTATTTGAATCTAATTTCAAATTGGTTAATTAAATAGGCTTGCTAAAATCTATCCATCATTTAGTCAATTTCGATTTAGTGGAATATGAAGTTGGACTCAAAATGTTGTGCAAACTAAAACATAGTTAGTCAATATTGTTTTCTTTTCATTAAAACTGTTTGTATTCTTCCGCCAAAGAAATTCAGAAAAGTAATGTTGCAAAGAATAAAAAACAAAGAGACTATATGAGAAATTTCACCTAAAATTTTTTTTGCGAAAGATATAGACTTTAAAAATAAAAATGATCAAAATAGACTTGAATGTTTTATAAAAATAAATAAATATACATTCATATTCCTAAGGTTAATTAATCTATACATTAGAGTTTATAGTTAAGGGGTTGAGTTTAAGGTTTAGGGTTTAATGTTTAGGGTTTAGGGTTTAGGGTTTAGAGTTGAAGAGTGGAGTTTTGGAGATAGGATTTCAAATTTTTTTTAAAAAAAAATTAAAATTTTCAAAATAAAAAATGTTATTTTGGTCATTTTAGTTTTTGTGATCTATTTTTGTGACAAAAACTTATAAAATGTCTATTCGAGAGAATTGCGCATATAATATTCACATATTTAATGACATGTCATAAACTTCCCTTAGTATTCTAATTTTTGTTTGATCAAAACCACTTAGTATCGTAGCTATATTTATTTTCTACATAGGCAGAGTCGTGCCTGATAATATATCATTAAAATAATGGACATACTATATCATTAAAATAATGGACATACTATATAATATAACATAGGCAGAGCCGTGCCTGATAATATATCTATATTTATTGTTAGCACATTTTTATTATTTAAAATCATTAATTGTCATATATATCATAATCACATTAGGTAATTCCGTATGTTTTATTTAAGGAAAAAATATATAATAATTTTAATTTGGTAAATGAATAGTCCATAATGGACATACTATATAATATAACATTTTCTAGCAATTTAATTTTTGACTAACAAAATTCTCCAAAATTCTCAATTGATTCTCAAACCGCCGTGTAAGCAAAATTAACATTTCAATTACATGATAACTTAGCATGATATTTTTTTTAATTATTACAAATTTTAGGTTATAATTTTTTTAATGTTTCTCTATTAATATAAATGGGATTTGGTGTTTTAAAAAAATGTTCAGGAGTGTGAATAAAGTAAGACATGGGTTATGATCACGAACTATCGTCTGAAGAATAATGGACTGACAAGTGTCACGATTTATTGACAGTCTCGACACGGCGAAAGAGACAGCCAGATAGGTACTTTGACATCGGAACACATTTTTAGCTATAAAGTCCCCCGAGATAATCGGCACACCGACTCACCAACTTTTATGGACCCACGGGATCTCTTAAATGCATCGAAGTCATCCATCTCATAACTAAACCACACTAACAAATAACAATATAACAAAAAGTTTGGTCAGAATCAATAATGTTTACATCTACTTAACCAGTATTTTTTTCATTCACATATACTAACAAAATCTCTACTTATCTTAAGTGTTAATAAATTCGAAAATCGATGCTGAGTGTTACTTAAATTGGAATATAAACATTTTTATAAGCGCCTTTACTATTGTGTCACTAGTTAAAAACAAATATCATAAAGTCTATTATTGATTTTGTATTATGTTATTACTGACTTGCTGGCATATGAATTTTAGACGAAAAAGCAAAGAAAAGTAGTAAATTGTGGGCTCATCCCACATCGATTTCACCTCATTCTTAAGTCTTTTATTTTGTACTAGTGGTTTTCCCGGGCTACGCCCGGTTTTCTTATATAAATTTTAGTTTAAATTAATCTATTGTATTACTTTTTAAATATATATAATACATATTTATCGCTTTTTGCAAATATAATTATAAGATGAAGTTTAAAGTATTAGAGTGCAAACACTAATAACAATGAAAATAGATATTTTATGACTTAAAATTCATACGTTGTTAATTTATATATCTAAAATAATTAAACACTGAATTATTGTTTTTTTTTAGTTTTATTAATGCTTTAGATGTAATTTTCAATTAATTTTATTTTCCTATTAAACTAAGAAAGGAAAGACATATTTTCTCAATTCCAAAAAATTGTGATATTTTTATTGTTTAGAATTATTTATTTCAATAAAACTAAATATTTTTATTGGTTCGAGAAATATTTGTGTATATAGATTGTAATTTTTCTTGTTGTCACTATTTTGTTGTGAAGAGAAAAAAAAATGATTTAATAGATACTAAAAGTTAAATGTTTGAAATAAATGTATGATATTTTAATTTTTTTATTTTAATACAAAGAATAATAATCTATTTGAAAAAAGAAAATTTATTTTTAAAAATGTAATAATGTTTTTTTTTCTTTTTGAGCTTTTCTATATTTCGTTTTACCATATTTTAGAAGATAAATATCTTCATGATTTTAGCTCCAAAATTTTATTTCCAACTTATTAGTGATTTTTATGGCAAGATGTGTTATATTAAAAAATAGTGATCTGTAGATTTAGGAAAAAAAATATTATATGTATTATAACAAACTTGATGGTCAACAACCATTATATGAATTTTTATTTAAAATAATTGGTATTTTTTAGTAATGGTCAACAATGGTCACTGGCTACCATTTGATAAGAAAGAAATTTATGAGTCTACGATCTTATACAATCCAATGATCCATGGACCTTTTTCAATCCAATATTTTCACAGCAAGGTTTCCTGCCCCATTTATTTTGGCTTCTTAGTGACATTAATCATAAATCATATATATAGGTATGCTGCTAGTAGAAAACATAGCGAGAGTGCTTTGAATCAGGTAGTGTGTGCATTATCTATAGATCATATTTTTTAACAGGTCACTTGCATGCAAAAAGACATATAAATCAAAATGTAACGCAAAGCGGTAAACATTTATAACTGAAGCAGTAAATAATGGTTGTCGAGGCACTTAATAATGGCATCGATTGCTGGAGAATTTCGTCAACTGCTTTTTCCTTCTTTGATGGTATTCTAACAATCATGCTTTCTATCTCTAACACCCACAATATATGTTGCGTCAAGATTGGAATCACCCACATCAGAAGTTGTCCAAANNNNNNNNNNNNNNNNNNNNNNNNNNNNNNNNNNNNNNNNNNNNNNNNNNNNNNNNNNNNNNNNNNNNNNNNNNNNNNNNNNNNNNNNNNNNNNNNNNNNNNNNNNNNNNNNNNNNNNNNNNNNNNNNNNNNNNNNNNNNNNNNNNNNNATAAAAACTATAGCCAGAAGCATAGAAAACAAACCACAGTCTTTTCATTCAGTAAATCTCGTTCCTCAAACGTCGTGTCAAGCATAATCTTCCCAAGTTCACTTCCATAATTGGTACTAAACTAACTGTACAGCAGCTTAGATCGGATTCTCAATGCTCTGAGACAGCAGATGTGGATTGACAATCTGCAAAAAAAATCCATATCAACGAAAAACTCAGCATTTATTTCAATTAAGATAAAGAAACTAAGGAACTGAAGATAATAAGCTTTAAGTAGATAACAAATTCGATGTGGATGTTGACGTCATCGTTTGTAATAGAAGTCTGGTTACCAATTGGAATACACAAAGCATGCTCAAATAGAAGAGTATGGATGAAGAGAGCTGATGAGGA
This genomic interval from Brassica oleracea var. oleracea cultivar TO1000 chromosome C2, BOL, whole genome shotgun sequence contains the following:
- the LOC106325206 gene encoding blue copper protein-like yields the protein MANLSTLVGCIAIIFFTVVAPASSATHSVEWSVGKDYSSLATGKPYVIGDTIVFNYGAGHTVDEVSESDYKSCTLGNSISSDSSGTTSIALKTAGSHYFICAIPGHCAGGMKLSVYVGAAASSDGGGDSGDGTTPKTTPSPTVEGRKAAPSASATAMLKPFKALVLTCVAALLYALALS